One Candidatus Poribacteria bacterium DNA window includes the following coding sequences:
- a CDS encoding nucleotide-binding protein produces MATYINGRSEQALILEELKKLNNKQVSDSSARSFGNKIFIVHGHDEAAKHKIARFIENLDLTATILDEQPSKGQTIIDKFEEHADEAGFAIVLLTADDVGAPKDRTDALKPRARQNVILELGYFLSGLGRDRVRILYEEGVELPSDIHGIIYVQMDERGAWKLELAQEMASVGITVDMNKLLPNR; encoded by the coding sequence ATGGCAACGTACATAAACGGACGTTCCGAACAAGCTCTAATCCTCGAAGAACTTAAAAAGTTAAACAACAAACAAGTTTCAGACTCATCTGCACGTTCTTTCGGTAACAAAATCTTCATCGTGCACGGACATGACGAGGCAGCTAAGCACAAGATCGCCAGGTTCATTGAAAACCTAGACTTAACAGCAACGATACTCGACGAACAGCCAAGTAAGGGCCAAACAATCATTGATAAGTTTGAAGAACATGCAGATGAGGCGGGATTTGCAATCGTTTTGCTAACAGCTGATGATGTTGGCGCACCGAAAGATAGAACAGATGCACTCAAACCGAGGGCACGTCAGAACGTTATTTTGGAACTCGGCTATTTTTTGTCTGGATTAGGGCGCGATCGTGTGCGTATTCTTTATGAAGAAGGTGTTGAACTACCATCAGACATTCACGGAATAATCTATGTACAAATGGATGAGCGCGGCGCATGGAAACTAGAATTGGCTCAAGAAATGGCATCCGTTGGTATAACGGTTGATATGAACAAACTTCTGCCGAATAGATAA